The Victivallis sp. Marseille-Q1083 genome has a window encoding:
- a CDS encoding CatA-like O-acetyltransferase, with the protein MEAPYRIIDQSSWPRRRSFEYYRTFENQLFNLTVEIEAAAVHRLAGQRRCSFFLAMLYPILTAVNCVPSFRQRIIEPETVIEFERVAVLTPILGADDLFTMALIERADSFGTFLVAATAAVERARNGIFDPAVRQRRDYFCASCIPWFSFTALSNAALSRRQSIAIFSWGKMNAGGRIPLALQLNHALIDARQGACFLDALTELLNTPESWLAPLPAAPRLRR; encoded by the coding sequence TTGGAAGCGCCTTATCGCATCATCGATCAAAGCAGTTGGCCGCGGCGGCGCAGTTTCGAATATTATCGAACGTTTGAAAATCAACTTTTCAATCTGACCGTTGAAATCGAAGCGGCGGCGGTTCACCGGCTGGCCGGACAACGCCGGTGTTCGTTTTTTCTGGCCATGCTCTATCCGATTCTGACGGCGGTCAACTGCGTTCCGTCGTTTCGCCAACGGATCATTGAACCGGAAACCGTGATTGAATTCGAGCGCGTCGCCGTGCTGACGCCGATTCTCGGCGCTGACGATTTGTTCACGATGGCGCTGATCGAGCGGGCCGACTCTTTCGGAACTTTTCTGGTTGCGGCGACTGCTGCCGTCGAGCGGGCCAGAAATGGTATTTTCGATCCGGCGGTGCGTCAGCGGCGGGATTACTTCTGCGCCAGTTGCATTCCCTGGTTTTCCTTTACCGCGCTCTCCAATGCCGCTTTGAGCCGGCGGCAGAGCATCGCCATTTTTAGCTGGGGCAAGATGAATGCCGGCGGACGCATTCCGCTGGCGCTGCAGTTGAATCATGCGCTGATCGACGCCCGGCAGGGCGCCTGTTTTCTCGATGCGCTGACGGAATTGCTCAACACGCCGGAAAGCTGGCTGGCCCCATTACCGGCCGCTCCGCGGTTGCGCCGCTGA